In Capsicum annuum cultivar UCD-10X-F1 chromosome 11, UCD10Xv1.1, whole genome shotgun sequence, one genomic interval encodes:
- the LOC107847762 gene encoding oxysterol-binding protein-related protein 1D isoform X2: MNPLCCIAPVSIDRDKGNPAVLKSQPVTQSQLGLDINNVGVKPVSFSSRQSFTNAQVNTDSDSGLVNENEEKWNDSKDFNGSVSVAGVLCKWVNYGKGWRARWFVLEDGVLSYYKVHGPDKIAMSPGKEKGLKVIGDESWRYMRKANRLDGSNKWKPFGEIHLMVSSVRASKSDDKRLSIFTGTKTLHLRCQSREDRTTWIEALGVAKDQFPRLLSSGDFASSEDFIVSTEKLRSRLVQEGIGESVIKDCESIMLHEVAELQNRMKALQLKHIMLVDTLRQLETEKIELETTVVDETKERDSCCGQGRRFSDFYSIISEGSASDSDADNESRYGGDAETDEEDGAFFDTNDFLSAEALRSASYRSREGRGNACSLLTSENEISTGRAHELHVEMKTINYPYIKRRDSLPEPKEKEKPVGLWSIIKDNIGKDLSGVCLPVYFNEPLSSLQKCFEDLEYSDLVDQALEWGKQGNYLMRILKIAAFAVSGYASTQGRQCKPFNPLLGETYEADYPDKGLHFFSEKVSHHPMVVACHCEGRGWKFWADSNLKGKFWGRSIQLDPVGVLTLQFEDGETFQWSKVTTSIYNIIIGKIYCDHYGTMRIKGSGKYSCKLKFKEQSIIDRNPHQVHGFVQDNWTGEKVAMLLGKWDEAMYYVLGDPTTKPKGYDPMTEAVLLWERDKSTPKTRYNLTPFAMSLNELTPGLREKLPPTDSRLRPDQRHLENGEYELANAEKLRLEQLQRQARKLQERGWRPRWFSKDEDGCYRYVGGYWEAKEKHNWEGISDIFGQTSDPSPVIEE, translated from the exons ATGAATCCACTGTGTTGCATTGCGCCAGTGTCGATTGACCGTGATAAAGGAAATCCGGCTGTGCTAAAGTCACAGCCCGTGACTCAAAGTCAGTTAGGGCTTGATATCAACAATGTGGGTGTGAAACCGGTGAGTTTCAGCTCAAGACAGAGTTTTACGAATGCACAAGTGAATACGGATTCGGATTCGGGTTTGGTTAATGAAAACGAAGAAAAGTGGAATGATTCGAAGGATTTTAATGGAAGTGTAAGTGTGGCTGGAGTGCTATGTAAATGGGTGAACTATGGAAAAGGATGGCGAGCGAGATGGTTTGTGCTTGAAGATGGAGTGTTATCATATTACAAAGTTCATGGACCGGATAAAATTGCAATGAGTCCAGGGAAAGAAAAGGGGTTAAAGGTTATTGGTGACGAGTCTTGGAGGTATATGAGGAAGGCTAATCGATTGGATGGATCTAACAAGTGGAAGCCATTTGGGGAAATTCATTTGATG GTCTCCTCAGTTCGGGCAAGCAAGTCAGATGACAAAAGGCTTTCTATATTCACGGGAACAAAGACACTCCATTTGCGATGTCAATCAAGGGAGGATAGGACCACGTGGATTGAGGCTCTTGGGGTTGCTAAAGATCAGTTCCCCAGGTTGTTGTCAAGTGGTGATTTTGCATCTTCAGAAGATTTTATTGTATCTACAGAGAAGCTACGATCAAGATTGGTGCAGGAAGGGATTGGTGAGTCAGTGATAAAAGATTGTGAGTCTATCATGCTACACGAGGTTGCGGAGCTACAAAATCGGATGAAGGCTCTTCAACTTAAGCATATCATGCTTGTGGACACTCTTAGACAGTTGGAG ACGGAGAAAATTGAGTTGGAAACAACTGTTGTGGATGAAACTAAAGAACGAGATTCATGTTGTGGACAAGGTCGAAGATTTAGTG ATTTTTATTCCATTATCTCTGAAGGTAGTGCTAGTGACTCTGACGCTGACAATGAAAGCCGATATGGTGGAGATGCTGAAACAGATGAAGAAGATGGTGCATTTTTTGATACAAATGATTTTCTGTCTGCTGAAGCTCTTAGAAGTGCTTCTTATCGCAGTAGAGAGGGTAGAGGAAATGCTTGTAGCTTATTAACCTCTGAGAATGAGATCTCTACTGGTCGTGCACACGAATTACATGTGGAAATGAAGACAATCAATTATCCCTATATCAAAAGAAGGGATAGCCTACCAGAACCAAAGGAAAAAGAGAAGCCAGTTGGTTTGTGGTCAATAATCAAGGATAATATTGGGAAAGACCTGTCTGGTGTGTGCCTTCCTGTGTACTTCAATGAGCCACTATCTTCACTGCAGAAATGTTTTGAAGATTTGGAGTACTCAGACCTAGTTGATCAGGCACTGGAGTGGGGAAAGCAG GGAAATTATCTGATGAGAATTCTTAAGATTGCAGCTTTTGCTGTATCTGGTTATGCATCGACTCAGGGCAGGCAATGCAAACCTTTTAATCCTCTCCTTGGTGAAACCTACGAGGCGGATTATCCAGACAAGGGTCTACACTTCTTTTCAGAAAAA GTTAGTCATCACCCCATGGTTGTTGCGTGCCACTGTGAGGGCAGAGGGTGGAAATTCTGGGCAGATTCTAATCTCAAAGGGAAGTTTTGGGGACGTTCAATTCAGCTTGATCCTGTGGGGGTTCTAACCCTGCAATTTGAAGATGGTGAGACATTTCAGTGGAGCAAGGTTACTACTTCTATTTACAACATAATAATTGGTAAAATCTATTGTGACCATTATGGCACTATGCGGATCAAAGGCAGTGGTAAATATTCTTGCAAACTCAAATTCAAGGAGCAGTCTATTATTGATCGAAATCCTCATCAG GTCCATGGATTTGTGCAAGACAACTGGACAGGAGAAAAAGTGGCTATGTTATTGGGGAAGTGGGATGAAGCAATGTATTATGTGTTAGGAGATCCAACCACAAAGCCAAAGGGTTATGATCCCATGACTGAAGCCGTATTGTTGTGGGAGAGGGACAAATCCACTCCCAAAACAAGATACAACCTCACACCTTTTGCAATGTCTTTAAATGAATTGACACCTGGCTTAAGAGAGAAGCTTCCACCAACTGACTCAAGGTTGAGGCCTGATCAGCGCCACTTAGAGAATGGGGAGTATGAGCTGGCTAATGCAGAGAAGCTTAGACTTGAACAGTTGCAGAGACAG GCAAGGAAACTACAGGAAAGGGGTTGGCGACCAAGATGGTTTAGCAAGGATGAGGATGGTTGTTATCGCTATGTGGGTGGATATTGGGAAGCGAAAGAGAAACATAACTGGGAAGGTATCTCTGATATATTTGGGCAAACAAGTGATCCTTCTCCAGTAATCGAAGAGTAA
- the LOC107847762 gene encoding oxysterol-binding protein-related protein 1D isoform X1, which translates to MNPLCCIAPVSIDRDKGNPAVLKSQPVTQSQLGLDINNVGVKPVSFSSRQSFTNAQVNTDSDSGLVNENEEKWNDSKDFNGSVSVAGVLCKWVNYGKGWRARWFVLEDGVLSYYKVHGPDKIAMSPGKEKGLKVIGDESWRYMRKANRLDGSNKWKPFGEIHLMVSSVRASKSDDKRLSIFTGTKTLHLRCQSREDRTTWIEALGVAKDQFPRLLSSGDFASSEDFIVSTEKLRSRLVQEGIGESVIKDCESIMLHEVAELQNRMKALQLKHIMLVDTLRQLETEKIELETTVVDETKERDSCCGQGRRFSVNVADFYSIISEGSASDSDADNESRYGGDAETDEEDGAFFDTNDFLSAEALRSASYRSREGRGNACSLLTSENEISTGRAHELHVEMKTINYPYIKRRDSLPEPKEKEKPVGLWSIIKDNIGKDLSGVCLPVYFNEPLSSLQKCFEDLEYSDLVDQALEWGKQGNYLMRILKIAAFAVSGYASTQGRQCKPFNPLLGETYEADYPDKGLHFFSEKVSHHPMVVACHCEGRGWKFWADSNLKGKFWGRSIQLDPVGVLTLQFEDGETFQWSKVTTSIYNIIIGKIYCDHYGTMRIKGSGKYSCKLKFKEQSIIDRNPHQVHGFVQDNWTGEKVAMLLGKWDEAMYYVLGDPTTKPKGYDPMTEAVLLWERDKSTPKTRYNLTPFAMSLNELTPGLREKLPPTDSRLRPDQRHLENGEYELANAEKLRLEQLQRQARKLQERGWRPRWFSKDEDGCYRYVGGYWEAKEKHNWEGISDIFGQTSDPSPVIEE; encoded by the exons ATGAATCCACTGTGTTGCATTGCGCCAGTGTCGATTGACCGTGATAAAGGAAATCCGGCTGTGCTAAAGTCACAGCCCGTGACTCAAAGTCAGTTAGGGCTTGATATCAACAATGTGGGTGTGAAACCGGTGAGTTTCAGCTCAAGACAGAGTTTTACGAATGCACAAGTGAATACGGATTCGGATTCGGGTTTGGTTAATGAAAACGAAGAAAAGTGGAATGATTCGAAGGATTTTAATGGAAGTGTAAGTGTGGCTGGAGTGCTATGTAAATGGGTGAACTATGGAAAAGGATGGCGAGCGAGATGGTTTGTGCTTGAAGATGGAGTGTTATCATATTACAAAGTTCATGGACCGGATAAAATTGCAATGAGTCCAGGGAAAGAAAAGGGGTTAAAGGTTATTGGTGACGAGTCTTGGAGGTATATGAGGAAGGCTAATCGATTGGATGGATCTAACAAGTGGAAGCCATTTGGGGAAATTCATTTGATG GTCTCCTCAGTTCGGGCAAGCAAGTCAGATGACAAAAGGCTTTCTATATTCACGGGAACAAAGACACTCCATTTGCGATGTCAATCAAGGGAGGATAGGACCACGTGGATTGAGGCTCTTGGGGTTGCTAAAGATCAGTTCCCCAGGTTGTTGTCAAGTGGTGATTTTGCATCTTCAGAAGATTTTATTGTATCTACAGAGAAGCTACGATCAAGATTGGTGCAGGAAGGGATTGGTGAGTCAGTGATAAAAGATTGTGAGTCTATCATGCTACACGAGGTTGCGGAGCTACAAAATCGGATGAAGGCTCTTCAACTTAAGCATATCATGCTTGTGGACACTCTTAGACAGTTGGAG ACGGAGAAAATTGAGTTGGAAACAACTGTTGTGGATGAAACTAAAGAACGAGATTCATGTTGTGGACAAGGTCGAAGATTTAGTG TGAATGTTGCAGATTTTTATTCCATTATCTCTGAAGGTAGTGCTAGTGACTCTGACGCTGACAATGAAAGCCGATATGGTGGAGATGCTGAAACAGATGAAGAAGATGGTGCATTTTTTGATACAAATGATTTTCTGTCTGCTGAAGCTCTTAGAAGTGCTTCTTATCGCAGTAGAGAGGGTAGAGGAAATGCTTGTAGCTTATTAACCTCTGAGAATGAGATCTCTACTGGTCGTGCACACGAATTACATGTGGAAATGAAGACAATCAATTATCCCTATATCAAAAGAAGGGATAGCCTACCAGAACCAAAGGAAAAAGAGAAGCCAGTTGGTTTGTGGTCAATAATCAAGGATAATATTGGGAAAGACCTGTCTGGTGTGTGCCTTCCTGTGTACTTCAATGAGCCACTATCTTCACTGCAGAAATGTTTTGAAGATTTGGAGTACTCAGACCTAGTTGATCAGGCACTGGAGTGGGGAAAGCAG GGAAATTATCTGATGAGAATTCTTAAGATTGCAGCTTTTGCTGTATCTGGTTATGCATCGACTCAGGGCAGGCAATGCAAACCTTTTAATCCTCTCCTTGGTGAAACCTACGAGGCGGATTATCCAGACAAGGGTCTACACTTCTTTTCAGAAAAA GTTAGTCATCACCCCATGGTTGTTGCGTGCCACTGTGAGGGCAGAGGGTGGAAATTCTGGGCAGATTCTAATCTCAAAGGGAAGTTTTGGGGACGTTCAATTCAGCTTGATCCTGTGGGGGTTCTAACCCTGCAATTTGAAGATGGTGAGACATTTCAGTGGAGCAAGGTTACTACTTCTATTTACAACATAATAATTGGTAAAATCTATTGTGACCATTATGGCACTATGCGGATCAAAGGCAGTGGTAAATATTCTTGCAAACTCAAATTCAAGGAGCAGTCTATTATTGATCGAAATCCTCATCAG GTCCATGGATTTGTGCAAGACAACTGGACAGGAGAAAAAGTGGCTATGTTATTGGGGAAGTGGGATGAAGCAATGTATTATGTGTTAGGAGATCCAACCACAAAGCCAAAGGGTTATGATCCCATGACTGAAGCCGTATTGTTGTGGGAGAGGGACAAATCCACTCCCAAAACAAGATACAACCTCACACCTTTTGCAATGTCTTTAAATGAATTGACACCTGGCTTAAGAGAGAAGCTTCCACCAACTGACTCAAGGTTGAGGCCTGATCAGCGCCACTTAGAGAATGGGGAGTATGAGCTGGCTAATGCAGAGAAGCTTAGACTTGAACAGTTGCAGAGACAG GCAAGGAAACTACAGGAAAGGGGTTGGCGACCAAGATGGTTTAGCAAGGATGAGGATGGTTGTTATCGCTATGTGGGTGGATATTGGGAAGCGAAAGAGAAACATAACTGGGAAGGTATCTCTGATATATTTGGGCAAACAAGTGATCCTTCTCCAGTAATCGAAGAGTAA